CTCGACAACCTCTGCGTCATCGTCGATTTCAACAAGATCCAGAGCTTTGGCTCGGTCGCCGAGGTGCTCAACCTCGATCCCTTCGCGGAGAAGTGGCGATCGTTCGGCTGGCAGGTCGAGGAGATCGACGGTCACGACCTCGACGCGCTCGAGCGCGTTCTGAGCGCCGTGCGGGCACCATCGGGCCGTCCGACCGTCGTGATCGCCCACACCGTGAAGGGCAAGGGCGTGAGCTTCATGGAGAACAAGCTCGAATGGCACTACCGCTCGCCCTCGGATGAGCTGCTCGCGCAGGCGCTGGCCGAGGTCGGCGCATGAGGACGACGTTCATCGAGAGCCTGTCGCAGGCTGCGAGCGAGAACCCTGATATCTGGCTGCTCTGCGGCGATCTCGGCTATTCCGTGCTGGAGCCCTTTGCGGCAAAATTTCCCGAGCGCTATCTCAATGTCGGCGTCGCCGAGCAGAACATGGCCGGAATCGCCGCCGGCATCGCGCTGTCGGGCAAGACGGTCTTCATCTACTCGATCGGCAATTTCCCGACCTTGCGCTGCCTCGAGCAGCTGCGCAACGACGTCTGCTATCACGGTGCCGACGTCAAGGTCGTGGCGGTCGGTGCCGGCTATGCCTATGGCAGCCAGGGCTACACCCACCACGCACTGGAGGACGCTGGCATCATGTCGATGCTGCCGGGCATCGAGGTGTTCGTGCCCTGCGATCCCATGGAGGTGCGGGCTGCGACGCGCCTGATCGCAACAAGCGGCAAGCCGTCCTATCTGCGGCTCAGCCGGCAGGGTGAGCCGAA
This genomic stretch from Bradyrhizobium sp. CCGB12 harbors:
- a CDS encoding transketolase family protein, whose amino-acid sequence is MRTTFIESLSQAASENPDIWLLCGDLGYSVLEPFAAKFPERYLNVGVAEQNMAGIAAGIALSGKTVFIYSIGNFPTLRCLEQLRNDVCYHGADVKVVAVGAGYAYGSQGYTHHALEDAGIMSMLPGIEVFVPCDPMEVRAATRLIATSGKPSYLRLSRQGEPNLGAAVTDLRKPRVLREGREVVILASGPIASRALEAATELAGRGRDVGVVSISCLKPLDETATRDAVRGASLIVTLEEHILRGGLFTLVAGAFAGDAQRPPITGIGIPEQGGKTSHAGSREALLDAAGLSVEAIVARIEQSLARR